In Onychostoma macrolepis isolate SWU-2019 chromosome 04, ASM1243209v1, whole genome shotgun sequence, one DNA window encodes the following:
- the LOC131538718 gene encoding GTPase IMAP family member 8-like has translation MESEPEDHLQDLRIVLLGISGAGKSAIANAILGRNAFNESRTRESEKQTGRVEDRNISIIDTPGFFNTQLTNEELQGQMMKSLSLAQPGPHVFLLVINLENFEEQERNLLDQIQDNFGAQVFKFTLVLVTGREKMSRKEWMLFILDTKFQELVRHCRDNYHAINSKNQMNQTHITELLHKIDETVKQNNHQHYINEIYSTYRTKSIRIKKKQEEEKTYKRKEQQIKQNQAKVACETFTTYSVIEERTTHTVTEQEKERKRQEEEYIYRGKKQEKEAREEQEKIKSETFEMKNTTEQRSTHSLTEERNKRLFSSIQRLKTIHIYENLDNVSLDRFEEFSNETVGEKTRRTRHKNKHQIVSKKELKIVMLGKTGVGKSATGNTILGEKLFEEDFSTESVTKTCQKHHKTVDCQNISVIDTPGLFDTSIREEQLKIEIERCLEMSVPGPHAFLLVIRLDDRFTEEQKNTVKWIQENFGKDANHYTIVLFTRGDQLKTQRRSIEEFLTKNKQINDLVSQCGGRYHVFNNTDEDSAQVTELLKKIHTMVRRNGGQNYTSEMYEKAQRKIMKKKAQDAALVGASVAGVGVTVAGGVALAAATGGLALPVALMAGGVALTGGPSAKVITDKFKNKKNKGGI, from the exons ATGGAATCAGAACCTGAAG ACCATTTGCAGGATCTGAGGATTGTTCTTTTGGGAATCTCTGGTGCTGGAAAGAGTGCAATAGCAAATGCAATACTGGGTCGAAATGCATTTAATGAGAGCAGAACCAGAGAGAGTGAGAAACAGACAGGAAGAGTAGAAGACAGAAACATCTCCATCATCGACACTCCAGGATTCTTCAACACTCAGCTGACTAATGAAGAGCTTCAGGGGCAGATGATGAAGagtctctctctcgctcagCCTGGTCCTCACGTGTTCCTGCTCGTCATCAACCTCGAAAACTTTGAGGAGCAGGAGAGGAACCTTTTGGATCAAATTCAGGACAATTTTGGAGCTCAAGTGTTTAAGTTCACTCTGGTTCTGGTCACTGGAAGAGAAAAAATGTCAAGGAAAGAATGGATGCTCTTTATACTTGATACAAAATTCCAAGAGCTGGTCAGGCACTGCAGAGATAATTATCATGCAATCAACAGTAAAAATCAGATGAATCAAACTCACATCACAGAGCTTCTGCACAAGATTGATGAAACTGTCAAACAGAATAATCACCAGCATTACATTAATGAGATTTACTCAACGTATCGAACAAAGAGCataagaataaagaaaaaacaagagGAAGAAAAGACATACAAAAGAAAAGAGCAACAAATTAAACAGAATCAAGCAAAAGTAGCATGTGAGACTTTTACAACCTACAGTGTAATAGAAGAGAGAACAACACACACCGTGACTGAACaggaaaaggaaagaaaaagacaAGAGGAGGAATATATATACAGGGGAAAAAAGCAAGAGAAAGAGGCAAGAGaagaacaagaaaaaataaagtcagagacttttgaaatgaaaaatacaacAGAGCAGAGATCAACACACAGTCTGACTGAAGAACGCAACAAAAGGTTATTTTCTTCCATACAAAGATTGAAAACAATTCACATATATGAAAACCTGGACAATGTCTCATTAGACAGGTTTGAGGAATTCTCTAATGAAACAGTTGGAGAAAAAACCCGGAGAACGAGGCATAAGAATAAACACCAGATAGTATCCAAAAAAG AACTCAAGATTGTGATGTTGGGTAAAACTGGTGTTGGAAAAAGTGCAACTGGAAACACCATCCTGGGAGAAAAGCTGTTTGAAGAAGATTTTTCTACTGAATCTGTAACTAAAACATGCCAGAAACATCACAAGACAGTGGATTGTCAAAACATCTCAGTGATCGACACTCCAGGACTGTTTGATACGTCAATTAGGGAAGAACAACTGAAGATTGAAATAGAGAGATGTCTAGAAATGTCTGTTCCTGGTCCTCATGCGTTCCTGCTGGTCATCAGACTAGATGATAGATTCACAGAGGAACAGAAAAACACAGTTAAATGGATTCAGGAGAACTTTGGAAAAGATGCTAATCATTACACCATCGTTCTATTCACAAGAGGAGATCAGTTAAAAACACAGAGAAGGAGTATAGAGGAGTTTCTGACCAAAAACAAGCAGATTAATGATCTAGTTAGTCAGTGTGGAGGCAGGTATCACGTTTTTAATAACACTGATGAAGATTCAGCACAGGTTACTGAACTGTTAAAGAAGATACACACAATGGTGAGGAGGAACGGTGGACAGAATTACACAAGTGAGATGTATGAGAAAGCTCAGAGAAAGATCATGAAGAAGAAGGCTCAAGATGCAGCTTTAGTGGGAGCATCAGTGGCAGGTGTAGGAGTAACAGTCGCTGGAGGAGTAGCACTAGCTGCTGCCACTGGAGGATTGGCTCTGCCTGTGGCTTTAATGGCAGGAGGAGTAGCTCTAACAGGAGGACCTAGTGCTAAAGTTATCACtgataaatttaaaaacaagaaaaataaggGGGGGATatga